From the genome of Novipirellula aureliae, one region includes:
- a CDS encoding sulfatase family protein, translated as MRPIVNILSAAVLLCTILPCSGQTNDNDSAKLKPKKTNFLQILTDDQGWGDLESYGHVFLKTPNIDRLAGEGIKFTHCYASAAVCSPSRSSILTGRTPYRNGVFRWIPADHYCYLASDEITLPQLLRDNGYQTAHFGKWHLSHFSEEPLEERTQPQGFKNFGFGNAPDQPSMDDYGYDYWFATGNVARPCHKDPNNFFLNGKAMGLMEGFSAQIVATEVVKWLREHRTPHQPFFMTLWFHEPHGPIESDPKFIQRYKQVNDPSFQQYLANVTQIDEAVGEVLQALKAEGVYDDTLIWYTSDNGPEGPHEFGSFNNENHIGGPRYRGSTGGLRGRKRDTHEGGIRVPGIISWPAGFARHGLKPGGISDEPIIGSDVFPTLLELAGVDLPENVTLDSASIVPILENKAFQRPRPLYWRNYLREFNIALREGDWKIIGKSDRSEFELYNLAIDPRETTDLSAHEPALFERLKRELVEYDNGVLNEGPDWWKQDKSATEMPRR; from the coding sequence TTGAGACCGATAGTAAATATCTTATCAGCCGCAGTCTTGCTTTGTACGATTCTTCCCTGTTCAGGACAAACGAACGACAATGATTCAGCAAAGCTTAAACCGAAAAAGACAAACTTCCTGCAAATTTTGACGGATGACCAGGGCTGGGGCGATCTCGAATCTTATGGCCATGTTTTTTTGAAAACCCCCAACATCGACCGCTTAGCAGGCGAGGGCATCAAGTTTACCCATTGCTATGCATCCGCTGCGGTTTGTTCTCCATCTCGCTCTTCGATCCTCACCGGAAGAACGCCCTATAGGAATGGTGTCTTCCGATGGATACCCGCTGACCATTACTGTTATTTGGCAAGCGACGAGATCACTTTACCTCAGCTATTGAGAGACAACGGCTATCAAACCGCTCATTTTGGAAAATGGCACCTAAGCCATTTTTCAGAGGAACCGTTGGAGGAAAGGACCCAGCCTCAAGGGTTCAAGAATTTCGGTTTTGGCAACGCCCCTGATCAGCCTTCCATGGACGACTATGGTTATGACTACTGGTTTGCAACGGGGAATGTGGCGCGGCCATGTCACAAAGACCCAAACAATTTCTTCCTCAATGGAAAGGCAATGGGATTGATGGAGGGATTTTCTGCCCAAATCGTCGCAACGGAAGTCGTCAAGTGGCTGCGCGAACACAGAACGCCCCATCAACCCTTCTTTATGACGCTCTGGTTCCATGAACCGCATGGCCCGATCGAAAGTGATCCCAAATTCATACAAAGATACAAGCAAGTCAACGACCCGAGCTTTCAGCAGTATTTAGCCAATGTGACGCAAATCGACGAAGCGGTTGGCGAAGTTCTACAAGCCCTGAAAGCGGAAGGCGTTTATGACGACACCTTGATTTGGTACACCAGCGATAACGGGCCAGAAGGACCGCACGAATTTGGTTCCTTCAACAACGAGAATCACATTGGTGGACCGCGTTACCGCGGGAGCACCGGTGGATTGCGAGGACGTAAACGCGATACCCACGAAGGTGGAATTCGCGTTCCGGGAATCATCTCCTGGCCCGCCGGATTCGCACGACATGGGCTAAAGCCAGGAGGCATTTCGGATGAGCCGATTATCGGTTCCGATGTTTTCCCGACTTTACTTGAGTTAGCAGGCGTCGATCTACCAGAGAATGTCACCCTTGATTCCGCATCGATCGTGCCCATTTTGGAAAACAAGGCATTCCAGCGACCGAGACCGCTTTACTGGCGCAATTATCTCCGAGAGTTCAATATCGCTCTGCGCGAGGGCGATTGGAAGATCATTGGAAAATCGGATCGCAGCGAGTTTGAATTATACAATTTGGCGATCGATCCCCGGGAAACGACCGATCTGTCTGCCCATGAGCCGGCATTGTTTGAGCGGCTAAAACGAGAACTCGTCGAATACGATAACGGAGTGCTCAACGAAGGCCCGGATTGGTGGAAACAGGACAAAAGTGCAACGGAGATGCCACGCAGGTAA
- a CDS encoding glycoside hydrolase family 28 protein encodes MAVVVGEFAAVPAISAEITKPASGREDSKVFDVKTFGAVGDGKTLDTEALQAAIDACTQAGGGTVWVPAGEYVSGTLQLKSNVTLSLDHGAAILGSLDLKDYPVDKLRPSREGNSECLLYAEDATNIRLEGLGTINGRGKPKFFPINAGLNGADNRPRLIRFENCEKLTFSGLTYRNPAFWGIHLVDCRDVHFTGVKIRFRNNHSNNDGIDLDACENVLIENCDILSGDDAICLKSTLNPCRDIVVRNCVVSSHTAALKLGTSSTGGYIDVDVSNCHFYDCPMGGIKLQIVDGGRMENINIRRIVMDDVGSPLFIRLGNRGRTYAGNTHTGPDTGSGQAEGATVGSVKGVRIGDVVATVTFEARDRVAKAQAQGDVSMNFPEPGYRIEAQAGPIMIAGIPGHYIEDVMLENIQVSYPGGGTLEDTEHEVPEDIARYPEQYFFGVLPAWGAYIRHAKNIEFRNVKMSTRAPDARERIVLDDVDGFVDQ; translated from the coding sequence ATGGCCGTTGTGGTCGGAGAATTTGCGGCGGTCCCTGCGATCTCTGCTGAGATAACCAAACCTGCATCTGGACGAGAAGATTCGAAGGTTTTTGATGTGAAAACCTTTGGGGCCGTTGGTGACGGAAAGACGCTAGATACCGAGGCACTGCAGGCAGCGATCGATGCCTGCACCCAGGCCGGTGGTGGAACCGTGTGGGTGCCTGCCGGTGAATATGTGTCTGGTACGCTGCAGTTAAAAAGCAACGTGACGCTATCGTTAGACCACGGCGCGGCCATTCTGGGCAGTCTGGATCTCAAGGATTATCCTGTTGACAAACTCCGGCCGTCACGTGAAGGGAATTCCGAATGCCTTCTTTACGCCGAGGATGCAACCAACATCCGGTTGGAAGGATTGGGAACCATCAATGGTCGCGGCAAGCCGAAGTTTTTCCCAATCAACGCGGGGCTGAATGGTGCGGATAATCGGCCGCGATTAATCCGATTCGAGAACTGTGAAAAGCTCACCTTCTCCGGCCTAACATATCGAAACCCCGCTTTTTGGGGGATCCATCTGGTGGATTGCCGCGACGTCCATTTTACGGGCGTGAAGATCCGATTCCGCAACAACCACTCGAACAACGATGGGATCGACCTCGATGCCTGCGAGAATGTACTGATCGAAAACTGCGATATTCTCTCCGGCGATGATGCGATCTGTCTGAAAAGCACCCTAAATCCATGTCGGGACATTGTGGTACGCAACTGCGTCGTCAGCAGTCACACGGCTGCCCTGAAGTTAGGGACGTCTTCGACGGGCGGCTATATCGACGTGGATGTCTCCAATTGCCACTTCTACGATTGCCCCATGGGCGGTATCAAACTCCAGATTGTGGATGGAGGACGGATGGAGAACATCAATATCAGGCGTATCGTGATGGACGATGTTGGCTCGCCGCTCTTTATCCGACTGGGAAATCGCGGGCGGACATACGCCGGGAACACGCACACCGGTCCGGACACCGGCAGTGGCCAAGCGGAAGGGGCTACGGTCGGATCCGTGAAAGGGGTGCGAATCGGTGACGTGGTGGCGACGGTGACGTTCGAGGCCAGAGATCGGGTTGCAAAGGCTCAGGCCCAAGGCGATGTTTCCATGAATTTTCCGGAACCTGGCTACCGAATCGAGGCGCAAGCCGGGCCAATCATGATTGCCGGTATCCCGGGACACTACATTGAAGACGTGATGCTGGAGAATATTCAGGTCTCCTATCCGGGCGGCGGCACTCTGGAAGATACCGAGCACGAGGTTCCCGAGGATATTGCCCGCTATCCCGAGCAGTATTTCTTCGGAGTGCTTCCGGCTTGGGGAGCCTATATCCGCCATGCCAAAAACATTGAGTTCAGAAACGTGAAGATGAGCACACGTGCTCCGGATGCACGTGAGCGAATTGTCCTCGATGATGTTGACGGATTCGTTGACCAATAG
- a CDS encoding FeoA family protein has product MTTLDQLMPGQFGQIVRVDGFDSIASRLREMGFIPGQAVQFVQTAPLGDPMRCSVQGSRIAVRSGEARRVYIEPIVKPCVASQS; this is encoded by the coding sequence GTGACCACACTTGACCAGCTAATGCCGGGACAATTCGGCCAAATTGTGCGTGTTGACGGGTTTGATTCCATCGCTTCGCGACTTCGAGAGATGGGTTTTATCCCTGGGCAAGCAGTGCAATTCGTACAAACCGCTCCGCTTGGAGACCCGATGAGATGTTCGGTTCAGGGTAGTCGGATCGCGGTTCGCTCGGGTGAAGCGCGTCGTGTTTACATCGAGCCAATTGTTAAGCCGTGTGTTGCGTCTCAATCTTAG
- a CDS encoding alpha-L-fucosidase: MKIVFNLAFVLLFPMGCWAVDNLSHVPQINETQDERDKRMEWFRDAKFGLFVHWGPCSITQTEISWGRDAERTMDIRNGAKPSEQVERYGHDFYIPGDLYDSLYKYFNPVKFDADQWVQTARDAGMQYIVFTAKHHDGFSNYHTKLSDHSIANTPFQRDIVKELTDACHKVGMKVGLYYSTRDWYHSDYLVGDNVEYDTFYRGQVEELLTNYGDVDVIWFDHVGGRDWSKWKFDELFAMMYERNPDLIINDRGAKFCGPRTPEDKGPPTAEIETMTKGDFYTPEGRIGKMDIAKDWESCIHVGKGWSYRGEGGFKTPEECIQMLVSCTTGGGNLLLNFGPRPDGTFTDAETQVAMAMGQWLKTYGDAIYGTRGGPYRNGTWGGSCHKGDKLYLHVLEWPADGLVLDALPAKVLSARTLTDGKVTFSQSDKELAVNVASSDRETPVTVIELTLDQTLSPGTIVGSVR, from the coding sequence ATGAAGATCGTTTTTAACTTGGCGTTTGTTTTACTGTTTCCAATGGGTTGCTGGGCCGTGGACAACCTGTCTCATGTACCGCAAATCAATGAAACCCAAGACGAGCGTGACAAACGCATGGAGTGGTTCCGTGATGCCAAGTTTGGTCTTTTTGTTCACTGGGGTCCCTGCAGTATTACGCAGACGGAAATCAGTTGGGGACGGGATGCCGAACGTACCATGGATATCCGGAATGGGGCCAAGCCTTCCGAGCAAGTCGAACGCTACGGACATGATTTCTACATCCCTGGGGATCTGTACGACAGTTTGTACAAGTATTTTAACCCGGTGAAGTTTGATGCGGATCAGTGGGTGCAGACCGCTCGTGATGCGGGGATGCAGTACATCGTGTTCACGGCGAAACACCATGATGGCTTTTCCAATTATCACACCAAACTGTCTGACCACTCGATCGCGAACACACCCTTTCAGAGGGATATCGTCAAAGAGTTGACCGATGCCTGTCATAAGGTCGGGATGAAGGTAGGACTCTATTATTCCACACGTGATTGGTATCACTCTGACTACTTGGTCGGTGACAACGTGGAATATGATACCTTCTACCGTGGCCAAGTGGAGGAACTGCTGACGAACTACGGTGACGTGGATGTGATCTGGTTTGATCATGTCGGTGGCAGGGATTGGAGCAAGTGGAAGTTCGATGAACTCTTCGCGATGATGTATGAGCGCAATCCCGATTTAATCATCAACGATCGCGGGGCAAAATTTTGTGGTCCCAGAACCCCAGAGGACAAGGGTCCGCCCACGGCTGAAATCGAGACCATGACCAAGGGTGATTTCTATACACCGGAGGGACGAATTGGAAAAATGGACATTGCCAAGGATTGGGAGTCCTGCATTCATGTCGGCAAGGGCTGGTCCTATCGCGGTGAGGGAGGATTCAAAACGCCGGAAGAGTGCATTCAAATGCTGGTGAGTTGCACCACCGGAGGTGGTAACCTGCTGTTGAACTTTGGCCCCCGTCCGGACGGGACGTTTACCGATGCGGAGACCCAGGTTGCGATGGCGATGGGCCAGTGGCTGAAGACTTATGGCGATGCCATCTACGGCACTCGGGGGGGGCCTTATCGCAACGGAACTTGGGGCGGATCCTGCCACAAGGGCGACAAACTCTACCTGCATGTATTGGAGTGGCCAGCGGATGGCTTGGTGTTGGATGCACTGCCTGCCAAGGTCCTCTCGGCTCGCACTCTAACCGACGGGAAAGTCACCTTCTCACAGAGTGATAAGGAATTGGCAGTTAATGTGGCGTCAAGCGATCGCGAGACCCCCGTTACCGTTATTGAATTGACGCTTGACCAAACGCTCTCGCCCGGAACGATCGTCGGTAGCGTCCGCTAA
- a CDS encoding sulfatase family protein has protein sequence MKFSPTIISVLLLIVSATVCTAQQGANQPNVLFIFGDDWGYGDLGCYGHTELATPNLDKLASQGTKYTQFHVTSGVCSPSRTSVITGHFPARHRVHGHFAGNVPNARRGMPNWLDETLPVYLPRLMREAGYKTGHFGKWHLGGGGLPHGDLSAPEPAPELKEYGYDEPRVWNGNGPTWNGDQLWPTTRYMDDDRVWVQNSSRLAVDATIDFIERNRDKGPVFVNLWLKDPHGPIWPSEEQKEPYKHLDADKEKYYAVITDADHHIGRLMKALNQMGIEENTLVMFSSDNGPSPNSTLNELAGC, from the coding sequence ATGAAATTTTCACCAACGATCATTTCAGTACTATTGCTCATCGTGTCGGCCACCGTTTGTACGGCCCAACAGGGGGCGAACCAACCCAATGTCCTATTCATCTTTGGGGATGACTGGGGTTATGGAGACTTGGGTTGCTATGGACATACCGAACTGGCAACACCCAACCTGGATAAGCTTGCTTCGCAAGGCACCAAGTACACCCAGTTCCATGTCACGAGCGGCGTATGCTCGCCAAGCAGAACTTCGGTGATCACCGGACATTTCCCGGCACGGCATCGGGTACACGGGCACTTTGCCGGTAACGTACCGAATGCCCGTCGAGGCATGCCTAACTGGCTCGATGAAACGTTGCCCGTATACTTGCCACGACTCATGCGGGAAGCAGGCTATAAGACGGGCCATTTTGGCAAATGGCATCTGGGTGGGGGAGGACTACCGCACGGTGATCTGTCTGCTCCGGAACCCGCTCCGGAACTCAAGGAGTACGGATATGATGAGCCCCGGGTCTGGAACGGCAATGGTCCGACTTGGAATGGCGATCAGTTATGGCCGACGACCCGATACATGGATGATGACCGAGTGTGGGTGCAAAACTCAAGTCGGCTTGCTGTCGATGCAACCATCGATTTCATCGAGAGGAATCGAGACAAGGGACCCGTGTTTGTCAATCTCTGGCTAAAGGACCCACACGGTCCGATCTGGCCCAGCGAAGAACAAAAGGAACCCTATAAGCATCTGGATGCGGACAAGGAAAAGTATTACGCCGTCATTACCGATGCCGACCATCACATCGGACGATTGATGAAAGCACTCAATCAAATGGGCATCGAGGAAAATACACTGGTCATGTTCAGTAGCGACAACGGTCCCTCGCCCAACAGCACCCTGAACGAGTTAGCAGGCTGCTAG
- a CDS encoding glycoside hydrolase family 30 protein — protein MSNLRFGSVCKGVIVGSFFCLNALSVSAASYQPTEQHSVDLSDGATVSSQPVQTSPFTASTEKPGAVVTVKLDEVVHPKLAGIGGAFNEIGGDAFMSLPEKNQKAVAEALFNPEKGAGLTVCRTAVGSSDFGLSEYSYSETADDYEMEHFSVERDTKSVIPFILAAKAENPGLRIFASPWSPPGWMKESGKMDGGRLPGKVDNPLNVLKSDPKIYEAYALYFSKYVQAYAKHGVTVERLLVQNETDMSPTYPGCNMLPEEMSELILKYIRPQFEKDGLETEIWAGTFRGRGGNARNDAAAFMKLEGRKAIDGLGLQYCRANITKALHTDYPEMPLMHTEGACQNGKNSMAQARGRFAEVAEWLYSGTENYCYWNMVLNETSKSAWDWKQNSLMIIDRESGEITYTSDFAPIALLSRHIRPGDQLLNVETSDDTPAIAVRSGERLVVFVQNDAETSVTKEINIVGDTVSVEIPARQLRAFVFTGAE, from the coding sequence ATGAGTAACTTAAGATTTGGGTCAGTATGTAAGGGTGTTATCGTCGGTAGCTTTTTCTGCCTAAACGCCCTTTCCGTTTCCGCTGCATCGTATCAGCCGACAGAACAGCATTCCGTTGATCTATCCGATGGTGCAACCGTGAGCTCCCAACCCGTTCAGACCAGCCCGTTCACGGCCTCGACGGAAAAGCCTGGCGCCGTGGTTACGGTTAAACTGGATGAGGTGGTTCACCCCAAGCTGGCGGGTATTGGTGGCGCCTTTAATGAAATTGGCGGCGATGCCTTTATGAGCCTTCCGGAGAAGAACCAAAAGGCTGTAGCCGAAGCGTTGTTCAACCCGGAAAAGGGTGCCGGCCTCACCGTATGCCGTACGGCGGTCGGCTCTTCGGATTTCGGACTGAGCGAATACAGCTATAGCGAAACGGCTGACGATTATGAGATGGAGCATTTCTCAGTCGAGCGGGACACGAAGTCGGTGATCCCCTTTATTCTTGCAGCCAAGGCTGAGAATCCGGGCCTGCGCATCTTTGCCTCTCCTTGGAGTCCGCCGGGGTGGATGAAAGAAAGTGGAAAAATGGATGGCGGCAGGCTGCCAGGCAAAGTCGACAATCCCCTGAACGTCCTCAAGTCGGATCCCAAAATTTATGAGGCCTACGCACTCTATTTTTCCAAATATGTGCAGGCCTATGCAAAGCATGGTGTGACCGTTGAACGGCTCCTCGTTCAAAACGAGACCGACATGAGTCCGACATATCCCGGATGCAACATGTTGCCGGAGGAGATGTCGGAACTGATTCTAAAATATATACGTCCACAGTTTGAAAAGGATGGTTTAGAGACAGAGATCTGGGCTGGGACTTTTCGCGGACGGGGTGGAAATGCGCGGAACGATGCAGCCGCATTTATGAAGCTGGAAGGCCGAAAAGCGATCGATGGGCTGGGTTTGCAATATTGCAGGGCGAATATTACGAAGGCCTTGCACACTGACTATCCTGAGATGCCGTTGATGCATACCGAAGGAGCTTGCCAGAATGGTAAAAATTCGATGGCCCAGGCTCGCGGTCGCTTTGCCGAGGTTGCTGAATGGCTCTACAGTGGAACGGAGAATTATTGCTACTGGAACATGGTTCTTAATGAAACGTCGAAAAGCGCCTGGGATTGGAAACAAAACAGTCTGATGATCATTGACCGAGAATCCGGAGAGATCACCTATACCAGCGACTTTGCTCCCATTGCACTATTGAGCCGCCATATTCGTCCCGGTGATCAGCTGCTGAACGTTGAAACGTCGGACGATACGCCTGCGATTGCCGTACGCAGTGGAGAACGATTGGTTGTCTTTGTGCAGAACGATGCCGAGACTTCGGTAACGAAAGAAATCAATATTGTGGGTGACACCGTATCGGTTGAAATTCCTGCTCGCCAATTGCGTGCCTTTGTGTTTACAGGTGCGGAATGA
- a CDS encoding sulfatase family protein, which yields MMKRINNGQWIAVLLCCTFSCTAEKVSGAPIQGKAKTNFLQILTDDQGWGDLGSFGHVFIKTPNIDRLAEEGLKFVQCYSSAAVCSPSRASILTGRTPFRNGVYRFIPADHFCYLQSDEVTLPQLLRKHGYQTAHFGKWHLSHFTEERIEVENEWPQRFKNYGFSTDPMQPTMDDYGYDYWLATGNVARPCHKDPENFFLNGKPMGLMEGYSAQIVAKELIEWLRDHREDSKPFFITLWFHEPHGPIESDPRLMERYNDDVEDPNLKQYFASVTQIDEAVGEIVQALKDEGVYDDTLVWYTSDNGPEGDTEYGSPSKKNNLWRDRYRGSTGGLRGRKRHTHEGGIRVPGIISWPAGFKRSGVQPGGISDEPIIGSDVFPTLLEIAGIELPENVTLDATSIVPILENKKFQRKQPLYWRNTSHEFRIALREGDWKILAKSDQTGFELYNLAIDPRETTDLSAHEPARFERLKKALIEYDNEVLNEGPDWWKKERGLKDMPLYRSN from the coding sequence ATGATGAAAAGGATAAACAACGGGCAATGGATCGCTGTTTTGCTCTGCTGCACATTTTCGTGCACCGCCGAGAAAGTGTCGGGAGCACCAATTCAGGGAAAGGCAAAGACTAATTTTCTACAAATCCTGACCGATGACCAGGGCTGGGGTGATCTTGGTTCTTTTGGTCACGTCTTTATCAAAACGCCCAACATTGACCGACTCGCAGAGGAAGGACTCAAATTTGTCCAATGCTATTCATCGGCTGCGGTGTGCTCTCCTTCACGTGCATCGATCCTGACGGGAAGAACACCCTTTAGAAACGGTGTTTATCGGTTCATACCCGCGGACCATTTCTGTTATCTCCAAAGCGATGAAGTCACGCTGCCGCAACTCTTAAGAAAGCATGGTTACCAAACGGCTCATTTTGGAAAATGGCATCTCAGCCATTTCACCGAGGAAAGGATCGAAGTCGAAAACGAGTGGCCGCAACGATTCAAGAACTATGGCTTCAGCACCGATCCGATGCAACCCACCATGGACGACTATGGCTACGACTACTGGCTAGCAACGGGAAATGTGGCGCGGCCATGTCATAAAGATCCGGAAAACTTTTTCCTCAATGGAAAACCAATGGGCTTGATGGAAGGTTACTCTGCTCAAATCGTCGCTAAAGAGCTCATTGAGTGGTTGCGTGACCATCGAGAAGACAGCAAACCCTTTTTCATCACCCTCTGGTTTCATGAGCCTCACGGGCCGATTGAGAGTGATCCCCGATTGATGGAGCGATACAACGATGACGTGGAAGACCCAAACCTAAAGCAATACTTTGCCAGTGTCACACAAATCGATGAGGCGGTAGGAGAGATCGTTCAGGCTCTGAAGGACGAAGGCGTTTACGATGACACGTTGGTTTGGTACACGAGCGATAACGGGCCGGAAGGGGATACCGAATACGGATCGCCTAGTAAGAAGAATAACCTGTGGCGTGACCGATATCGCGGTAGCACGGGCGGGTTGCGTGGGCGCAAACGACATACCCATGAAGGCGGCATCCGTGTGCCGGGAATCATCTCCTGGCCTGCCGGATTTAAGCGGAGCGGAGTACAGCCGGGCGGTATTTCGGATGAACCCATTATCGGTTCCGATGTGTTCCCAACTTTGCTTGAGATCGCAGGCATTGAGCTGCCGGAAAATGTCACCTTGGACGCCACCTCCATTGTGCCAATCCTGGAAAACAAAAAGTTCCAGCGCAAACAGCCTCTCTACTGGAGGAATACCAGCCATGAATTTCGTATTGCATTACGCGAGGGCGACTGGAAAATCCTGGCGAAATCAGATCAAACCGGTTTTGAATTATACAACTTGGCGATCGATCCCAGAGAAACCACCGATCTCTCTGCCCATGAACCTGCACGGTTTGAACGATTGAAAAAAGCACTGATTGAATATGACAATGAAGTGCTCAACGAAGGTCCTGATTGGTGGAAGAAGGAACGAGGTTTGAAAGACATGCCGTTGTATAGGTCAAACTGA
- a CDS encoding glycosyl hydrolase family 28 protein, protein MKYANNTEHELPCDLKVNGVFIKNIPFGEFKKNWHVPRPEATEYTPETVGWAKYWNARVMVDLNAGNNTVELTATSEKGGPHIDNIAVSTAIREPPAPVIHVKDHGAVGDGSTDNTEAIANAIAACPSGGSVVFDEGIYMTGSVTLKADVTLWVSENAVIRAVKDNDKIQTYPEGSFQGEYITRYFLFGNEVDNLTITGGGTIDLNTTERIPGRANTRRPAILGWANSKNVRVTNVDLIQGDFWAFVPQKSDHVIIDGINLFNINKDGITPIDCHDISITNSVISSGDDAMCPKSYDPSKGIDKLVVKNLTINYTKWKGFKYGGSTKGDFTNSIIEDVAMVHTHSGLALYAMSGCNVTNIKFNRIKMNNVQTPFFIVRDAAASTDTPGMRDIHISNFEVRNVYGQEGSSIQGTERDGEVYPIRNIYLTNVSVKDFKGGLKTVPGTPQEFPGRYPETTVFGNFPAWGYFIRHAENVVFHHVTHSVAPADARQDVVLEDVVSFEEVK, encoded by the coding sequence TTGAAGTATGCCAACAACACCGAACACGAACTCCCCTGTGATCTAAAGGTCAATGGCGTCTTCATCAAGAACATTCCTTTTGGTGAATTCAAAAAGAACTGGCATGTCCCCAGGCCCGAAGCGACCGAGTACACCCCTGAAACCGTTGGCTGGGCGAAGTATTGGAATGCGCGAGTCATGGTCGATCTAAATGCCGGCAACAATACCGTTGAGCTGACGGCGACTTCGGAAAAGGGTGGCCCCCACATCGATAACATAGCTGTGAGCACGGCCATCCGTGAACCGCCTGCGCCTGTCATCCATGTGAAAGATCATGGTGCCGTGGGCGATGGCAGTACGGATAACACCGAAGCGATTGCCAATGCCATCGCTGCGTGTCCTTCCGGAGGCTCCGTCGTTTTCGATGAGGGAATCTATATGACCGGATCGGTTACCTTGAAAGCAGATGTGACGCTTTGGGTTTCTGAAAATGCAGTCATACGAGCCGTCAAGGATAATGATAAAATCCAAACCTATCCCGAAGGGTCGTTTCAAGGCGAATACATTACGAGATACTTCTTGTTCGGAAACGAAGTGGATAACTTAACGATCACCGGTGGAGGGACGATCGACCTTAACACCACAGAGAGAATTCCTGGCAGGGCCAATACCCGCCGTCCGGCAATATTGGGATGGGCGAATTCGAAAAATGTTAGAGTCACCAACGTCGACCTGATCCAGGGTGATTTCTGGGCTTTTGTCCCTCAGAAATCCGATCATGTCATTATTGATGGCATCAATCTTTTCAACATAAATAAAGATGGCATCACCCCTATCGATTGTCACGACATATCGATTACCAATTCCGTTATTTCAAGCGGGGACGATGCGATGTGCCCCAAGAGCTATGATCCGTCCAAGGGGATTGATAAGTTGGTGGTGAAGAATTTGACCATCAACTATACCAAGTGGAAGGGATTCAAGTATGGAGGCTCCACCAAGGGAGATTTCACCAACTCCATCATTGAAGACGTTGCCATGGTCCATACGCATAGCGGTTTGGCCCTGTACGCCATGAGCGGCTGCAACGTCACGAACATCAAGTTCAACCGTATCAAAATGAATAATGTACAAACTCCCTTTTTCATTGTTCGGGACGCTGCGGCATCAACGGATACACCCGGGATGCGCGACATTCACATCTCCAATTTTGAGGTCAGGAATGTCTATGGGCAAGAAGGCAGCTCGATTCAGGGAACGGAAAGAGATGGCGAGGTCTATCCCATTAGAAATATCTATCTCACGAATGTAAGCGTGAAAGACTTCAAAGGCGGTTTAAAAACAGTGCCTGGCACGCCACAGGAATTTCCAGGCCGCTACCCCGAGACCACGGTTTTTGGGAACTTCCCCGCCTGGGGCTATTTCATCCGGCATGCTGAAAACGTGGTGTTTCATCATGTGACTCATTCGGTTGCACCTGCAGACGCTAGGCAGGATGTTGTGCTGGAAGATGTGGTCTCCTTTGAAGAAGTGAAATAA